The Arachis ipaensis cultivar K30076 chromosome B07, Araip1.1, whole genome shotgun sequence genomic interval CAttaaaaaacagaaggaaaaagcAGAGAAAAATACCAATCATGCAAGACACCAACATAACCCCTATCGTGAATCAACGGGAGATAGTTTGGCCCAGATATTGGTATGACATTCATGACCCACACAGATTTCCCAGCACGCAGCAATGCAGAATTAAAACCACCAAAATGGGCATTCATGTCTAGAATGTTTCTTAGCATGTTGTAAGGTGGTGGAGGGTCCTCTTCCCCAGGCCTCTTAGGATGATCAGAAAATATTAATGGAGACAAAAGAGACCAATAGTTCTGGACTGTTGTTCTCCAGCTTTCATTGTCCTCCATAATTTCATCGGATTGCAAACCTGAACACAAGTGAATAGGGGCAATAGTAAGATAACCTAGTGAGAAATTTCATTCAGTACATTGTGATAATTAAGAGTGCTATGCCACTATACACAAATGTTCAGGAATGTAACATTAACCATGGATTGCAAGCTCTTCTTTGTTCAAGTTATCCCGAGAAGGCCAGGTTGCCCTCTTATCAATAGAAATCCGTCGGCTGCTGTGTGTTCCTGCTATGCAGTTTTTCAGTTCCCGATAATATGGAGATTCCACATCATAACCTCTACCACATAAAGGAGGGGGAGAACCATTCTTTCTGAAAATATGAACAAATTGGGAATGCTAGGAATCAGGAATACTTGTTAATCTTTATGAAGtaaattaaaaaagtaaaatacTTATTCATATATGCATGCCACAGCAGCATTACCTTGAGCTGTAGCAATTTCTTTTACTGGTTTTCTTCCATACAACAGTTTCATCTTGCTGTGAAAGCATTTCCCAGCAAAGATTTTCGGTAAAATCATGTATAACCTTCCACCTTTCTTGATTATCTTTGTTTCGGGCGTTTACAAGCGGTGATGTCCAGACAAAGTAACCATCCAGTTTTAGCAGTCTATCAGCTTCAATCAAGAGAAGGCCATCTAAATGCAATATGAACATTCATAAGACCCATCAGAATCCAATAATTCATTGACCTTAAAGTGCCACAAAATTAGTGAACTAGAAAAACTCAAACTACAGTTTGAAGCTCAGAAAAAGTAAAAGAATCCAGATTCTACACGTTAAAAAAGGGGGATAGTAAAAGCAAATAAAGGAGGCTTGATGAATGAAATCCACAATTATGGGGGAGGAAGAATATGAAAAGATAACTTCATTTTGTTGGATAATCACCGATTATGGAAATAAACATAATAAGATGTCTCTACATATGACCAGATGCTTAAACTATGTTTAGTTTCACATTGGCAGCAACATACTTAATAAGCTGATTGAACTAGGGTGGTCAAAGATGGAAAAAGATTAATATATTTAACTTTAGGTAACTCCCTGTGTATAGTCTTTCTTCCTTAAAGCATATAGTGTTTCTTAATTTTGCATTTCAAAAGAAAAGTTACACCAACTTAAAAGTTCAATGCCTGAGAGCATATGAAAATACAAAGCCAAAGTTTTAAGAGACAGGATGATAGTTATTGCAATaatgggttttatttcttgttttgtcATTTTTACTCTACTGCCAATGATATCTGTAATCTAACATCTTAATTTAGAAGGGCTTACAAATCCGGAAAATAAAAGCTTCATTCAAACAAAtgcttgaaacataatttacaaAACATAGCATAATGttggttttcaaaaaataccTTTTTGGTCCCAATCAATTCCACATCTAGCACAATGCAACATATCAAACGAAAGAGATGGAAATGGCAATTGTTTTGAAGTGATAGAAGCAATCATAGCAGGCAGGCCTCTCTCAAGTGTGAGTTGAACTTGACTGCCTGAAGGCTCATAGTCAGCCACGCACATTGTTAAGAGCTGACTTTGAAAGAGGTGTGCTCCAAAACTACCATAGCCACAGCCAATGTCCAGAATGGTTCTAACCTGTAAATTACAGAATGTTATTCAGGAAAGGGATATATTTGTCAAACATTGAGAGCTAGTTTTTATTTACTACAACCATAATCAATCAGAAAATTCGATCACAAATTTGCCCAAATGCAAAGTACAATCCTACAATATGTTCAATAATCGAGTGTGATTCAATGGCACTTAAGAAAAATCTATTCTAGAATAAGGTATATGCTTAGAACAGCCCATAGTATCGTATATATAGTTATCAGGCATGCAGATGATTTTTTCGAGAACATACCCCCAAGACACTTAACAACCTACCATAGTTATATTTTCAATATTTAACATGTACCAACTAAGTGAAACAATAGATGACAGCCACTGCAAAATATAAGGATAGGCATACTCAATTACGCCATTTTcaatagataaaaaataattatttacccCAGCTTGAATGAAGTTAGATTCATTTCTGAGTCCAATCATCTCTGCAATTTGATGTGAGTAATCTTCAACACCATCAAACATAAGAGATGCTGAACGAAAGGAAATTTGCTCTTCATCGAGCATCATCATCCTGTAACCAAAGAAAATACATAATTTTTAACATCAAATGATAGCTGAAAGTATAACAGCTTCAAGGAGAGATGTATTTCGCTTACCTCTTGGTCAAGCTTCCAGAAGAAAGAACCTCCTGTGCAGTGATCTTAACATTAGCAACCCATATAACATCCCTTCCGGTAGGCCACCGAAGAGGAATTTTGTAATTTGTTGGTGAGAGAATCAAACAATTTTGCCTGAGCTCCGGGCCGCATTGCCGATCAAGCTGATCACCATCAGAATTACCCAAACCCATATTATCACTAATATTATAGCAAGGAACATAGTTTTCAAGCTCCGGCGAGCAAAATTCCAACTCTTTCATCTTTGAGGGAGCACTAGATAGTTCCCCAATATCCAACAGGTCTGACACAAGTTTCTCTTGGAGTCTTCTATAACCATGGTAAATTTGACCTCTTGATGTGGTCGAAATCGACACCGTCCACAAAAACGAACCAGCAAGTGCAAGAATAACTAGAAATACTAAACTACACTTCAACAAATGCAGAACCAATTTATGCCGGCTTCTCGCAGTTCCAATGAGTGGATCGGATGAGTAACCGTTCTCATTGGTGCCGAATTTAGAATGAGAATTATCTGAAAATAGCAACTTTAAGGGAGACTTCAGAGGTAAAGAGCTGTGATTTGAGGAACCCTTTTTATCCAAATCTTCCTTATCTACTTTATCTTTGTTATGAGACTCCCAAGAATCATGATTGTGTTCAGGTGTCCGAACCCCTGATACACCTCTATACAGAGGCCTGGACATTCTCTCTGAACAAGAAATTGATGGTTAACTGCAAACGCCTTATGAACACACCCCAGAATCCAACACAGAGGTGCTATTCTAACATCATTCTGATTTGTGTACACAAAATCATTGGGAGAATCCACATCCAGTTGAGCATATACAaacctaacataaaaagaaaaggaaaagaaaataggTACCTTGTCAGCTTGATGTTGATGGTG includes:
- the LOC107606156 gene encoding probable pectin methyltransferase QUA2, which encodes MSRPLYRGVSGVRTPEHNHDSWESHNKDKVDKEDLDKKGSSNHSSLPLKSPLKLLFSDNSHSKFGTNENGYSSDPLIGTARSRHKLVLHLLKCSLVFLVILALAGSFLWTVSISTTSRGQIYHGYRRLQEKLVSDLLDIGELSSAPSKMKELEFCSPELENYVPCYNISDNMGLGNSDGDQLDRQCGPELRQNCLILSPTNYKIPLRWPTGRDVIWVANVKITAQEVLSSGSLTKRMMMLDEEQISFRSASLMFDGVEDYSHQIAEMIGLRNESNFIQAGVRTILDIGCGYGSFGAHLFQSQLLTMCVADYEPSGSQVQLTLERGLPAMIASITSKQLPFPSLSFDMLHCARCGIDWDQKDGLLLIEADRLLKLDGYFVWTSPLVNARNKDNQERWKVIHDFTENLCWEMLSQQDETVVWKKTSKRNCYSSRKNGSPPPLCGRGYDVESPYYRELKNCIAGTHSSRRISIDKRATWPSRDNLNKEELAIHGLQSDEIMEDNESWRTTVQNYWSLLSPLIFSDHPKRPGEEDPPPPYNMLRNILDMNAHFGGFNSALLRAGKSVWVMNVIPISGPNYLPLIHDRGYVGVLHDWCEAFPTYPRTYDLVHADGLLSLETSQQRRCTMLDMFIEIDRILRPEGWVIIRDTIPLVESARALIARLKWDARVVEIESDSHQRLLICQKPFFKRQAN